The Zhihengliuella sp. ISTPL4 genomic interval GCCCGCCTGATCGAGGCCTTCGCCGCCCGCACCTAGCCGTTCAAATCGCTCACTTGGCGGCATCTGCGGCCGAAATGGCGCAAAGTGCGCGACTCGAACCCGGGGTCAGCCGGCGGCGGGAGGGGTCTGCTTCGACTCGGCGAGCTCGTCGACGACGAGACCCCGCTGCTCGATCGTGCCGTTTCGGTAGGCCTGGCGACCGACCATGTGCGCGGACAGGGGCGCGGTCGCGAACTGCATGAGCACCACCGGGGCGACGAGCACGAGACCGAACAGCACGCCGCCGATCGACCGCTGCGAGAGGGCGATCGCGACGCAGATCAGCAGCAGTCCGAGCACCTGCGGTTTCGTCGCGGCGTGCAGTCGCGTCGGCACGTCGCGGAAGTGCAGGAGCCCCACGGAGGCGGAGAGGCAGAGGATCGCCCCCAGGAGGATGAGGACGAGGACCGCCACGTCGACGACGGCGTCCGGGATCATCAGACCGAACACGTTCATGGTGTCGTGTTGTCCCTTCTCGCGACGAACCGGGCGACCGCGATCGACCCGAACACGCCGACCGCCGCGATGATGAGGAGCACGGGGATATTGCGGGTGTGGCCGTTGATGGCCATCTCAGCGCCGAGCACGCACATGACCTCGGTCAGCAGCACGTCGGCGGCGACGGCGCGGTCGAGGATCGACGGACCGCGGACGATGCGGATGACGGCGAGGATCGCGGCCACGCCGAAGACGGCGAGGATGATGAGGAGCAGGGTGTTCATCGGGCACCGCCGATCGTCGCGGGATCGATGCGGCCGGCGCGCTCGTCGGCCTTGAGCGCCCGGTACTGGGTCGGGTTGCCGAGCGCCCGGACGATGCGCTTCTCCCAGCCGAGGACGCCCTGCCGCTGCTTCTCCACGTCCTCCTTGTTGCGCACGCCGATCACATGCAGGTAAAGGACCCCGCGGTCGCGCTCCGCCTCCACGACGAGCGAGCCCGGGATGAGGGAGGAGACCACGGCGACGTGCGTCATCACGAGGTCGTCGGCATAGCGGAGGGGTACCGCGATGATGGCGGTCCCCGGCTGACGGCGGAAGTCGAACACCTGCGCGGTCACCGAGAGCGCGCCACGGAGGATCGCGAAGAGGAACTGCACGACGAACAGCGCGCCGTACCAGAGGTTGATGCGCCCGGAGAGCTCGACCGTGGGGAGGCGGAACACGCGGGTCACGAAGATCGCCACCACGAGTCCCGTGAGGAAGGAGAGCACCGTGAACTGGGCCCAGAGCAGCATCCACAGCACGATCAGCCAGGCGAGGAACGGCAGCTGCATGCCGATGTCCCGCCAGATGCGCTTGGTCTCGGGCCTCATCCCTCCACCTCGTCTTCCAGCTGGACGAGGTTGACCGGCTGCAGCAGGCCCGCCCCGATACGGTCGCACAGAGCGTACAGCGGTCCGGCGAAGATCGTCAGGGCCAGTGTGACGGCGACCATACCGGCGGTGGCCATGGTCATGATCCTCGGGATGTGCCGGCGCTCCTGCTGCTCATCCGCGGCGGGGGCACCGGTGAGGTAGGAGATGCGACCCTCGGTCTCGGTCGAGTCCTCCTCCTCGCGCCAGAAGGCGAGGTTCCAGGCGCGCATGAGCGCATACAGGGTGAGGAGCGAGGTGATGATGCCGCCGAAGATCAGCACGATCATGAGCGGCGTGCCCACAGAGGCGGCGGCCTCGAACAGGGCGAACTTGCCGATGAACCCGGAGAAGGGCGGCAGACCACCGAGGTTGATCGCCGGGATGAAGTACAGCAGCGCGATGACCGGGGCGATCTTCAGCAGGCCCTTGACCCGCAGGATCGACGTGCTGCCCGCCCGGCGCTCGATGAGACCCACCGCGAGGAACAGGGTGGTCTGCACGACGATGTGGTGGACGATGTAGTACACGGTCGCGCCGATGGCCGCCGGGGTCGCGATCGCCAGACCGAAGATCATGTACCCGACGTGGCTCACGAGCGTGAACGACAGGATCCGCTTGAGCTCGGCCTGCGCGACGGCGCCGAGGACGCCGACGATCATGGTCGCCAGCGCGATGATGAGCAGCAGGGTGTCGATGCTGTTCGAGGCGAAGAGCTGCGTCTCGGTGCGGATCAGCGCGTAGACGCCGACTTTGGTGAGCAGGCCGGCGAACACCGCGGTGACCGGCGCCGGGGCGGTCGGATAGGAGTCGGGCAGCCAGAACGACACGGGGAAGATCGCGGCCTTGATCCCGAAGGCGACCACGAGCATGAGATGCAGCACGAGCTGCGTGTCCTGCGGCAACTCCGACATCCGCTCGGCGATCTGGGCCATGTTGACCGTGCCGAGTGCGCCGTAGATCATCGCGA includes:
- the mnhG gene encoding monovalent cation/H(+) antiporter subunit G; the encoded protein is MNVFGLMIPDAVVDVAVLVLILLGAILCLSASVGLLHFRDVPTRLHAATKPQVLGLLLICVAIALSQRSIGGVLFGLVLVAPVVLMQFATAPLSAHMVGRQAYRNGTIEQRGLVVDELAESKQTPPAAG
- a CDS encoding monovalent cation/H+ antiporter complex subunit F, producing MNTLLLIILAVFGVAAILAVIRIVRGPSILDRAVAADVLLTEVMCVLGAEMAINGHTRNIPVLLIIAAVGVFGSIAVARFVARRDNTTP
- a CDS encoding Na+/H+ antiporter subunit E, which codes for MRPETKRIWRDIGMQLPFLAWLIVLWMLLWAQFTVLSFLTGLVVAIFVTRVFRLPTVELSGRINLWYGALFVVQFLFAILRGALSVTAQVFDFRRQPGTAIIAVPLRYADDLVMTHVAVVSSLIPGSLVVEAERDRGVLYLHVIGVRNKEDVEKQRQGVLGWEKRIVRALGNPTQYRALKADERAGRIDPATIGGAR
- a CDS encoding Na+/H+ antiporter subunit D, giving the protein MTTLVPLLVALPLLGAAITLVFGRNARLQAFVTVATLAVVSVIAAVLLVVVDAGSPLAVSVGGWPVPFGIVLYVDRLAALLVLVSSIVLLAVLLFSIGQGVADGADETPISIFNPSYLILAAGIFNAFIAGDLFNLYVGFEILLVASYVLITLGSTESRIRTGAVYIVVSLVSSILFLASIAMIYGALGTVNMAQIAERMSELPQDTQLVLHLMLVVAFGIKAAIFPVSFWLPDSYPTAPAPVTAVFAGLLTKVGVYALIRTETQLFASNSIDTLLLIIALATMIVGVLGAVAQAELKRILSFTLVSHVGYMIFGLAIATPAAIGATVYYIVHHIVVQTTLFLAVGLIERRAGSTSILRVKGLLKIAPVIALLYFIPAINLGGLPPFSGFIGKFALFEAAASVGTPLMIVLIFGGIITSLLTLYALMRAWNLAFWREEEDSTETEGRISYLTGAPAADEQQERRHIPRIMTMATAGMVAVTLALTIFAGPLYALCDRIGAGLLQPVNLVQLEDEVEG